From a single Fulvivirga ulvae genomic region:
- a CDS encoding porin family protein, whose protein sequence is MKKLLLLTTICLFGHFTDSNAQAAFRLGVKGGLNFANFNSDFDTDAKTGYHAGAFATFKFTKLAIQPEVIFSKQGAKLDIDGNELESNYSYINIPVIAKLYLLGGLNLQAGPQFGFLASAEQVYEGIEEDVKDQLKGSEVSLGLGAGWDLPFGLTVDARYNLGLSDINDSDDSSAEAKNQVFQVSVGYRLFELGN, encoded by the coding sequence ATGAAAAAACTACTCCTACTAACCACAATTTGTCTATTTGGCCATTTTACAGATTCTAATGCCCAGGCTGCTTTCAGGCTGGGAGTAAAGGGAGGTTTGAACTTTGCTAACTTTAACTCTGATTTTGATACCGATGCTAAGACAGGGTATCATGCAGGTGCCTTTGCAACGTTTAAATTTACAAAGCTTGCCATTCAACCTGAGGTAATATTCTCAAAGCAAGGTGCTAAGCTGGATATCGATGGAAACGAACTGGAATCTAATTATTCGTACATCAACATTCCGGTTATTGCCAAACTGTATCTCCTTGGAGGTCTCAACCTACAGGCAGGTCCGCAATTTGGGTTTTTGGCGTCTGCGGAGCAGGTTTACGAAGGCATTGAAGAGGATGTGAAAGACCAACTTAAAGGTTCTGAGGTTAGTCTTGGTTTGGGAGCAGGTTGGGACCTGCCTTTTGGCCTCACTGTTGATGCTCGCTATAATCTGGGCCTGTCTGATATCAACGATTCTGATGATTCATCCGCTGAGGCTAAAAATCAGGTGTTTCAGGTGTCGGTGGGATACAGACTTTTCGAACTGGGAAACTAA
- a CDS encoding N-formylglutamate amidohydrolase, with protein sequence MAKLKIQKGKSPIVVCAIHNGHDIRPEVLPYLNLSEAERLREEDPYTTEWLYISDNTIKVKSSRFEVDINRPREKAVYLRPSDAWGLQVWAKDLPRQIVDNSLRVYDEFYEQMKEYFDELFLEHDWLIVYDIHSYNYRREGVDKYASPEENPEVNIGTGNINKERWSPVIETLISCFRDFNFEGRYLDVRENIKFAGGYFSEWLHQQYGDRICPVAIEFKKFFMDEWTGEPDVRKIQHIRELLIASVNPVKESASKIKLPVA encoded by the coding sequence ATGGCTAAACTAAAGATTCAAAAAGGAAAATCACCCATTGTAGTTTGTGCAATACACAATGGTCACGATATAAGGCCGGAAGTGCTTCCTTACCTTAATTTATCTGAAGCAGAACGGCTCAGGGAAGAGGATCCATACACTACAGAATGGCTCTATATCTCTGATAACACGATAAAAGTGAAGAGTTCAAGGTTTGAAGTAGACATTAACAGGCCCAGGGAAAAAGCTGTTTACCTCAGGCCTTCGGATGCCTGGGGCTTACAGGTTTGGGCCAAAGATCTGCCCCGCCAAATCGTAGATAATTCTCTACGCGTGTATGATGAATTCTATGAACAAATGAAGGAGTACTTTGACGAATTATTCCTTGAGCATGACTGGCTCATTGTTTATGATATACACTCGTATAACTATCGCAGGGAAGGGGTGGATAAATACGCCAGTCCGGAAGAAAACCCTGAAGTTAATATAGGTACAGGCAATATAAATAAGGAGCGATGGTCTCCCGTCATCGAAACACTGATCTCATGCTTTAGAGACTTTAATTTTGAAGGGCGGTACCTGGATGTGCGGGAGAATATCAAATTTGCAGGTGGATATTTTAGTGAGTGGCTCCACCAGCAGTATGGTGACCGCATTTGTCCGGTCGCTATAGAATTTAAGAAATTTTTTATGGACGAATGGACAGGTGAGCCAGATGTGCGAAAGATACAACACATTAGGGAACTGCTTATAGCCTCTGTAAATCCGGTTAAAGAATCTGCTTCTAAGATAAAACTACCTGTGGCATGA
- a CDS encoding flavohemoglobin expression-modulating QEGLA motif protein translates to MIDQSLIKSISKSLKRGKSVNRNLPYEGKIVIDQLLPYLCVYRYPEEGKDQYLAGLLRTQAAYILVRRDIDISKLLCSVASSISAQYKAVLIIEMWPRQDRIHEIFKVLSPKEKAPATTNALKEGLEGIRFDYPQVIVEVHDTKERHPQGVAPLLSIEQFKEIGGLVIGIEIPTIYHDADKEHFALLYRKLRSRISRVLKKTAFEFIRVQASNEFTHYLMLGKTRLTKLVRSADRRIAEVSERMNFLMRVTPVNDASAWEQFQEDKFKKVPSFNYRLIPLDPELEKRKLYDIKLEQIDDPTLTLLLRNKRKELELQLTMLEARQKKAFRHLSQSLFGEVPQSTKQLAQTILKETSPDDTREKVPMNSEEFAALARDEVEIYARQFPELKIGVEIRHDISGLMVSKSNLLVSDAFEIDAFRAQALIQHEVGTHILTYCNGRRQPLQQMYAGLDGYDQLQEGLAVLNEYLAGGLTAGRLRLLAARVVAADMMVKDSGFIETFNYLREELKFTKHTAFDITTRIFRGGGFTKDSVYLRGLEQLMEFLKKGGRLKTLYIGKFDLKHVDLIEELVHRNVLNEPFLPPMLEKKSVKERVNKVCKGLTPLELLTDSITKNEYESSIYN, encoded by the coding sequence ATGATTGACCAGTCTTTGATAAAATCAATAAGCAAATCTCTCAAAAGAGGTAAAAGTGTAAACAGAAATTTGCCTTATGAGGGCAAGATAGTTATCGATCAGCTGCTGCCTTACCTTTGTGTCTATCGCTATCCTGAGGAAGGTAAAGATCAATATCTGGCTGGACTGCTAAGAACCCAGGCGGCCTATATTCTGGTGAGGCGTGATATTGATATTAGTAAGTTGCTTTGTTCTGTTGCAAGCTCCATATCCGCTCAGTATAAGGCTGTTTTGATCATTGAAATGTGGCCCAGGCAGGATCGGATTCATGAAATATTTAAGGTGCTATCACCAAAAGAGAAGGCCCCGGCAACTACCAACGCCTTAAAAGAGGGTCTTGAGGGCATTCGTTTTGATTATCCACAGGTAATAGTTGAAGTTCATGATACAAAAGAGCGCCATCCTCAGGGGGTTGCACCTCTGCTTAGTATAGAGCAGTTTAAAGAGATAGGAGGTCTCGTGATCGGTATAGAGATACCAACCATTTATCATGATGCGGATAAGGAGCATTTTGCCTTATTATACAGAAAACTAAGGTCTCGTATTTCAAGAGTACTAAAAAAAACAGCTTTTGAATTTATAAGGGTGCAGGCAAGTAACGAGTTTACCCATTATTTAATGTTGGGTAAGACAAGGTTGACCAAATTGGTACGCTCTGCTGACAGAAGAATTGCTGAGGTTAGTGAACGTATGAATTTTCTGATGAGAGTTACCCCGGTAAACGACGCGTCGGCCTGGGAACAGTTTCAAGAGGATAAGTTTAAGAAAGTTCCTTCATTCAACTACAGACTTATTCCGTTAGACCCGGAGCTTGAAAAAAGGAAGCTGTATGATATCAAGCTGGAGCAAATTGACGACCCGACACTGACTTTGCTGCTTAGAAATAAGCGTAAAGAACTCGAATTACAACTTACCATGCTTGAGGCACGTCAAAAGAAGGCCTTCAGGCATTTGAGTCAAAGTCTGTTCGGAGAGGTGCCGCAAAGCACAAAGCAGCTGGCTCAAACTATATTGAAAGAGACATCTCCGGATGATACCAGAGAAAAAGTGCCGATGAATAGTGAAGAGTTTGCGGCGCTGGCCAGAGATGAAGTGGAAATCTATGCCAGGCAATTTCCCGAGTTGAAAATAGGAGTAGAGATCAGGCATGATATTTCCGGACTCATGGTCTCTAAAAGCAATCTGTTGGTCAGTGATGCTTTTGAAATAGACGCTTTCAGAGCCCAGGCGCTTATACAGCATGAAGTAGGGACTCATATTCTCACTTATTGTAATGGAAGAAGACAGCCTCTTCAGCAGATGTATGCAGGCCTTGACGGCTATGACCAGTTACAGGAAGGTCTCGCCGTACTAAATGAATACCTTGCAGGTGGATTAACAGCTGGGAGATTGAGATTGCTTGCAGCAAGGGTGGTAGCTGCCGATATGATGGTTAAGGATTCAGGTTTTATAGAAACATTCAACTATTTACGTGAAGAACTAAAGTTTACTAAACATACAGCCTTTGATATCACCACGAGGATATTCAGGGGCGGGGGTTTTACCAAAGATTCGGTGTATCTGAGAGGCCTGGAGCAGTTAATGGAGTTTTTAAAAAAAGGAGGCAGGCTCAAAACACTTTACATCGGAAAATTTGACCTTAAACATGTAGACCTGATAGAGGAGCTTGTCCATAGAAATGTGCTCAATGAACCATTTCTGCCCCCAATGCTTGAAAAGAAAAGTGTAAAAGAAAGGGTTAACAAAGTTTGTAAAGGGTTAACTCCACTTGAATTGCTAACTGATAGTATAACGAAAAACGAATATGAATCTAGCATTTATAATTAA
- a CDS encoding porin family protein: MKRTLFSVLAVIAFVTITNAQVKLGVKAGANLADLTSSEDDFEVENRLSFHFGGYLELLITDRFSIQPELIFSGQGAKAEYSETVEDFGFTYTYSYEDKVNLNYLNIPVLFKFSPTERFYIGGGPQAGVLLSAKNKFTYTFTGSGLSESESGEEDIIDELNQIDLSVAIGAGVELENGLNFSLRYNYGLTDIAEENDGDPVRNSVIQATAGFTFLK; the protein is encoded by the coding sequence ATGAAAAGAACTCTATTTTCTGTTTTGGCAGTAATTGCATTTGTTACGATAACTAATGCTCAAGTTAAACTTGGTGTAAAAGCCGGAGCCAACCTGGCTGATCTGACATCCTCCGAAGACGATTTTGAAGTTGAAAACAGACTAAGCTTTCATTTTGGAGGATATCTGGAGCTGTTAATAACGGATCGATTTAGTATTCAACCAGAGCTGATTTTTTCGGGGCAAGGAGCAAAGGCCGAATATTCAGAGACAGTAGAGGATTTTGGATTTACGTATACTTATTCATATGAAGACAAGGTGAACTTAAATTACCTGAATATTCCGGTTCTGTTTAAGTTCAGTCCAACCGAGAGGTTTTACATTGGAGGTGGCCCTCAAGCAGGGGTTTTATTAAGTGCCAAAAATAAATTTACCTACACCTTTACCGGTTCAGGACTTTCTGAATCAGAATCTGGTGAAGAGGATATCATTGATGAATTGAATCAAATAGATCTGTCTGTTGCAATAGGGGCAGGAGTTGAACTGGAAAACGGGCTGAACTTTAGTCTTCGCTACAATTATGGACTTACAGATATTGCTGAAGAAAATGATGGTGATCCTGTTAGAAACTCGGTGATACAGGCAACAGCTGGATTTACCTTTTTGAAATAA
- a CDS encoding outer membrane beta-barrel protein, with protein MKKILFSIALLFIGAITVNAQDYKPFKLGLGLGYASPSDGGGGILFEVEPAYRLSDEIAIGLRLGSAAMARAIGETEGSVSGNASYTVNTQYYLSNGKFRPYVGAGVGIFSLASVSSSVTVGNSTATAAASSESKIGFYPRVGFDLGHFNINIDYNIIGASSPDVVVSGGSGTSSVEVDDIKNSYLGIRIGGFFFGGKN; from the coding sequence ATGAAAAAAATTCTATTCTCTATCGCGTTACTTTTTATCGGAGCGATTACCGTTAACGCACAAGATTACAAACCTTTTAAATTAGGTTTAGGCTTAGGATATGCATCACCAAGTGACGGTGGTGGAGGTATTCTTTTTGAAGTAGAGCCAGCTTACAGGCTTAGCGATGAAATTGCCATTGGTTTAAGGCTCGGTTCTGCCGCAATGGCCAGAGCCATAGGTGAAACAGAAGGTAGTGTTTCCGGAAACGCCTCTTATACGGTTAATACACAGTACTATTTAAGTAACGGAAAGTTTAGGCCCTATGTAGGAGCAGGAGTTGGTATCTTCTCTTTAGCTTCAGTTTCGTCATCAGTAACTGTTGGCAATTCTACTGCAACTGCAGCTGCCTCAAGCGAGTCTAAAATTGGTTTTTATCCAAGAGTTGGTTTTGATTTGGGACACTTCAACATCAATATCGACTATAATATTATTGGAGCAAGCTCTCCTGATGTTGTTGTAAGTGGTGGTTCTGGTACTTCCTCTGTAGAGGTCGATGACATCAAAAACAGCTATCTTGGCATCAGAATAGGAGGATTCTTCTTTGGTGGAAAGAACTAA
- a CDS encoding efflux RND transporter periplasmic adaptor subunit — protein MKLRQIVIIAIGLFILIGSFFLSGMLGGMKEPPKVEPPVEVKKYVRTEPVSYKPIQTEIVAFGRVRTAESLDMIAEVSGRMSAGAVPLKEGQRFKKGTLLYKIDDTETRLNLQSQKSTFLKDLAAILPDLKIDFSDNYSAWENYFGSINLNESLPELPDYKSNKEKTFLATRNIFSSYYSIKSAEANLRKHRFYAPFNGTISSVNLQSGSYVNPGNNIGKLLRSDKLELRVDVATSDIDWIDIGSPTRIISENGQEWTGTVTRIGEFVNQQTQSIDVFISVKSGENRMYDGEYLKTIIPGKVVENGMIIPRNAIFNGNEVFVLNDSTLNVKQIKIHKLNAETAIFSGLKEQSDLVVEPLINAHNNMRAFKLESERDIDLEKKKAQIANWLKIKLNGKRYTEFNRVFC, from the coding sequence ATGAAATTACGGCAAATTGTTATTATCGCGATAGGTTTATTCATACTGATCGGTTCTTTTTTCTTGAGTGGGATGTTAGGAGGTATGAAAGAGCCACCTAAAGTGGAGCCACCAGTAGAAGTTAAAAAATATGTAAGGACTGAGCCAGTTTCATATAAGCCCATTCAAACTGAAATTGTAGCGTTTGGCAGGGTAAGAACAGCAGAGTCTTTGGATATGATCGCTGAAGTATCCGGAAGAATGTCGGCCGGCGCAGTACCATTAAAAGAAGGACAAAGATTTAAAAAAGGAACGCTTTTATACAAAATTGATGATACAGAAACCAGATTAAATCTTCAGTCTCAAAAAAGCACCTTTCTGAAGGATCTTGCAGCCATACTTCCTGACTTGAAAATAGACTTTAGTGACAATTATAGTGCCTGGGAAAATTATTTCGGTTCTATCAATCTCAATGAGTCTTTGCCGGAACTTCCTGATTATAAAAGTAATAAGGAGAAAACATTTTTAGCGACACGAAATATTTTTAGTTCATACTATAGTATTAAAAGTGCAGAAGCTAACCTTAGGAAACATCGATTCTATGCACCATTCAATGGTACAATCTCATCTGTCAACCTTCAGTCCGGTTCTTATGTAAATCCGGGTAATAATATTGGTAAATTATTGAGGTCAGATAAGCTTGAGTTACGTGTTGACGTAGCTACTTCCGATATAGACTGGATAGATATAGGGTCTCCTACCAGAATAATTTCTGAAAATGGACAAGAATGGACAGGTACTGTGACACGAATAGGAGAGTTTGTGAATCAACAGACCCAATCCATAGATGTTTTCATCAGTGTTAAGTCTGGGGAAAACAGAATGTACGATGGTGAGTATCTAAAAACGATCATTCCCGGGAAAGTGGTTGAAAATGGCATGATAATACCACGAAACGCGATTTTTAACGGCAATGAAGTTTTTGTACTGAATGACAGTACCCTGAACGTAAAGCAAATCAAAATTCACAAGTTGAATGCAGAAACTGCCATATTCTCAGGGCTTAAGGAGCAATCAGATCTGGTCGTAGAGCCGCTGATCAATGCTCATAACAACATGAGAGCTTTTAAACTGGAGAGTGAAAGGGATATAGACCTGGAGAAAAAAAAGGCTCAGATAGCAAACTGGTTAAAAATTAAACTCAATGGTAAAAGGTATACAGAATTTAATAGAGTATTTTGTTAA
- a CDS encoding glutathione synthetase, whose amino-acid sequence MNLAFIINDIKTEKAVYTTVHLALAAHRMGHKIYLIGAGELAYTTDGRMSASAHTVKDTKYKSSDVFLKVLRDSEPINITSDDLDVLFIRNDPSDDQNDRTWAQNSPYVFGQIAMKNGVLVLNHPVTLPNSINKMYFQHFPEIIRPKTIITRDQMEIEQFFKEQKNKMILKPLQGSGGKNVFLIEEKTKKNLKQIIEAINRDGYIIAQEYLPKAKDGDTRMFLMNGEPLKVGGKYAAIRRVNANGDIRSNIHAGGHPEKAKVDETMLKLADVLRPKLIQDGMFLIGIDIVGDKLMEVNVFSPGTLNLMSDEYGVDFCKAVIEAIERKVQYKQTYGENVDNATLAIL is encoded by the coding sequence ATGAATCTAGCATTTATAATTAATGATATAAAAACCGAAAAGGCGGTTTACACTACTGTACATCTTGCTTTAGCTGCCCATAGAATGGGCCATAAAATATATTTAATAGGGGCAGGAGAGTTGGCTTATACCACCGATGGTCGTATGAGTGCCAGTGCTCACACCGTAAAGGATACAAAATATAAGTCGTCAGATGTGTTTTTAAAGGTACTCAGGGACTCTGAGCCTATAAATATCACTTCTGATGACCTGGACGTATTATTTATACGCAATGACCCTTCTGACGACCAGAATGATCGTACCTGGGCTCAAAACTCGCCTTATGTATTCGGGCAAATAGCTATGAAAAATGGAGTTCTGGTACTTAATCACCCGGTGACGTTACCAAACTCCATTAACAAGATGTATTTCCAGCATTTTCCTGAGATAATCAGGCCTAAAACCATAATTACCCGGGATCAAATGGAAATAGAGCAGTTTTTTAAGGAGCAAAAGAATAAGATGATATTAAAGCCACTTCAAGGGTCCGGAGGTAAAAATGTTTTTCTTATTGAAGAAAAGACAAAGAAAAACCTCAAGCAGATCATAGAGGCTATTAACCGTGACGGTTATATCATAGCGCAAGAATACTTACCTAAAGCCAAGGATGGCGATACGCGGATGTTTCTAATGAATGGGGAACCTCTAAAAGTAGGTGGAAAATATGCAGCCATAAGGCGTGTGAATGCCAATGGAGATATCAGAAGTAATATTCATGCCGGAGGGCACCCTGAAAAAGCTAAAGTTGATGAAACCATGCTCAAACTGGCGGATGTTTTAAGACCTAAATTGATCCAGGATGGTATGTTTCTTATAGGTATTGATATTGTTGGGGATAAGCTTATGGAGGTCAATGTTTTTAGTCCGGGTACATTAAACCTGATGTCCGATGAATATGGGGTGGATTTTTGTAAAGCAGTGATTGAGGCCATAGAGCGTAAAGTACAATACAAACAAACCTATGGAGAGAACGTGGATAATGCTACCTTAGCTATATTATAA
- the tyrS gene encoding tyrosine--tRNA ligase codes for MTDFVAELRWRGMIHDIMPGAEDQLKKEITSAYIGFDPTADSLHIGNLVQIMTLVHFQKAGHKPFALVGGATGMVGDPSGKSAERNLLSEDILNHNLACVRAQLEKFLDFNCGDNSAEVVNNYDWFKEFKFLDFIRDVGKHITINYMMSKDSVKNRLEGGLSFTEFSYQLVQGYDFYWLYSNKNCKLQLGGSDQWGNIVTGTELIRRKAQGEAYAITTPLIKKADGTKFGKTEEGTVWLDREKTSPYKFYQYWMNASDEDAANFIRIFTLFDKEQIEAIEKEHAEAPHLRKLQQALAKDITVRVHSEEDYEMAVKASEILFGKSTTEDLASLDEQTLLSVFEGVPQTEISKDTLMQTSNITDLLSENTSGIIFKSKGEARKMIQGGGVSINKTKVNDPNDAVDFELLQGKYLLAQKGKKNYYLIHVV; via the coding sequence ATGACAGATTTTGTAGCTGAACTTAGATGGAGAGGCATGATCCACGACATTATGCCTGGCGCTGAAGACCAACTTAAAAAAGAAATTACTTCCGCCTATATCGGCTTCGACCCTACTGCAGATTCGCTACATATTGGAAACCTGGTCCAGATCATGACCTTAGTTCATTTTCAAAAGGCCGGTCACAAACCGTTTGCCCTGGTAGGCGGGGCCACCGGAATGGTTGGGGACCCCTCCGGAAAGTCAGCGGAGCGAAACCTGCTTTCAGAGGACATACTGAACCATAACCTCGCTTGTGTCAGGGCCCAACTGGAAAAATTTCTGGATTTCAATTGTGGTGACAACTCTGCAGAGGTAGTAAACAACTATGACTGGTTTAAAGAGTTCAAGTTTCTGGACTTTATTCGTGATGTAGGTAAGCACATTACTATTAATTATATGATGTCTAAAGACTCAGTAAAAAACAGGCTTGAAGGAGGTTTGTCTTTTACAGAGTTTAGCTATCAGCTGGTACAGGGTTATGATTTTTACTGGCTGTACTCTAATAAAAATTGTAAGCTACAGCTTGGTGGTTCTGATCAATGGGGAAATATCGTTACAGGTACCGAACTGATCAGAAGAAAAGCACAGGGAGAAGCCTACGCTATCACCACGCCTCTGATCAAAAAGGCAGACGGCACAAAGTTTGGAAAGACGGAAGAAGGGACGGTATGGCTTGACAGGGAAAAAACGTCTCCTTATAAATTCTATCAATACTGGATGAATGCGTCAGATGAGGATGCTGCAAATTTCATCAGGATATTTACGCTCTTTGATAAAGAGCAAATTGAAGCTATAGAAAAGGAGCACGCTGAGGCCCCTCACTTAAGAAAACTACAGCAGGCTCTGGCCAAAGATATAACAGTAAGGGTACACTCTGAGGAAGATTATGAAATGGCGGTGAAGGCTTCTGAAATATTATTTGGAAAGTCGACAACCGAAGATCTGGCCTCTTTGGATGAGCAAACTTTGCTATCGGTTTTCGAAGGAGTACCTCAAACTGAAATAAGCAAAGATACTTTGATGCAAACTTCAAACATTACCGATCTGCTTTCTGAAAATACGAGTGGCATAATATTCAAATCTAAAGGTGAAGCAAGAAAGATGATCCAAGGTGGTGGCGTAAGTATCAATAAAACTAAAGTAAATGATCCTAACGATGCGGTTGACTTTGAGCTATTGCAGGGCAAGTATCTTCTTGCCCAAAAAGGGAAAAAGAACTATTATCTGATCCATGTAGTATAA
- a CDS encoding porin family protein: MKKITLLAIFSIISIVGLHAQGVGFGVKAGVNFANQDFEADGFSVSPDGKTGFHFGAFASLMFSDKMGLQPEILYSTKGSEFDLGSAGSFETDLTYLEIPILLRFQPIEILSLHAGPQFGILTSAEQDDEDIKDSLKGSDLSLAVGGQVELPLGFVGGARYVLGLSDINDDSSTSTEVKNRTFQLFVGWKFM; encoded by the coding sequence ATGAAAAAGATTACATTACTAGCAATTTTTAGTATAATCTCTATTGTAGGTCTTCACGCTCAGGGTGTTGGCTTTGGAGTAAAGGCTGGTGTTAACTTTGCCAATCAGGATTTCGAGGCAGATGGCTTTTCTGTTTCTCCTGATGGAAAGACAGGATTCCATTTTGGGGCTTTTGCTTCCCTGATGTTTTCAGATAAGATGGGCCTGCAGCCTGAAATATTGTACTCTACAAAAGGTTCTGAATTTGACTTAGGGTCTGCAGGATCATTTGAGACTGACCTTACTTACCTGGAGATTCCTATTCTTCTGAGATTTCAACCTATTGAGATTTTGAGCCTGCATGCCGGTCCTCAGTTTGGTATCCTTACTTCTGCAGAGCAGGACGATGAGGATATTAAGGACAGCCTTAAAGGTTCGGATTTGAGCTTGGCCGTAGGTGGTCAGGTTGAGTTGCCTCTGGGCTTTGTAGGTGGAGCAAGATATGTCTTGGGTCTTTCTGATATTAATGACGACTCTTCGACTAGCACTGAAGTTAAAAACAGAACCTTTCAGCTTTTTGTTGGTTGGAAATTTATGTAA